The following nucleotide sequence is from Amia ocellicauda isolate fAmiCal2 chromosome 14, fAmiCal2.hap1, whole genome shotgun sequence.
ttttctctcttctctctgaaGTCTCTGTTGTGTcgcagtttcatgcatttaaatgcaacATGTTCATACTTGTCTACACACCATagtccacactgttaagggggaaatctatttattgttaaaacaataTTACAGCTTAAACATTGATTTATGACCGCGGAgttgtacattaaaaatacaaaaaaactgaaatatcatcatcGATATCCAATCcactgagttaatacttggtagAAACACTTTGATAGGAAGTGCAGTTGTGAGTCTGTAGGAATAGGTCTCAAACTTtacacacctagatttggccaTATTTGATCATTCTGTACAAACGTGCTCAAGCTCTGTCGGGTTCCTTGGGGAGCGTtcatggacagcaatcttcaagtcatgccagaGATGTTCGACTGGATTTAGGTCAGGTCTCAGACTGGGCCACACAAGAACATGGATCTTTTGGTTCATTAGCCActgcagtgtagttttggctgtgtgcttcgggtcattgtcttgctgaaaggtgaatgacttccttcttgccaccctaccatacaggtcagatttgtggagtgtttgggatattgttgtcacatgttTACCAGTCTGGGTCATAAAAGcttgtagctcttgcaaagttgctcCTGGCTTCTTGAGAGCCTCCATGATCGGTCTCCTTCTTGatcggtcatccagtttgggGGGGATgtcctgatctaggcagggtcttggtggtgccatctCCCACTTAATAATCGTCTTGACCGTGCTCCAAGGGTCATTCCAGGtctttgtttgtatttcttatacctatcccctgatctgtgcctttcaacaattTTGTCCCTGAGGTCTTTTggaagctccttggtgctcatggtcgATTCTttgcagagggaacctacaggaactgattaatttaacctgaaatcatgtgaattgttacagtttaacacaggtggatgCAATTTAACTTGTTGTGTGAGTTTGAAGGTGATTgattacacctgagctaatttaggattgctattataagagggggtggacacttatccaaacAAGCGTTTTCAGTTTTAATGTGTGAAAAGGCCATCTCTTCGTACCCACCTCCCTCCACAAGTTCAGCAACCTCTTAATGCATATACCTGCACTGACATATGAAACATGTTGTTCACACTATTACAGCGATCTTCTGTTACTGCAGACAGAAATGACTTCTTCTGTGTTATCTGTTCAAGCCTACCCCTCTATCTGCAAGAGCTGCTGGTATATAATCAAATCAGGAATTGGGAAGAGAGCCAGTTATATCTGGAAACACTCACTTCAGGCAGacgttttgtttagtttgtttgtttgttttgtagtaacCGTCTGCTGTGCCAAATCAGCCGAGTATTCATGCAGTCACAAGcttctgtttgtgtctgcttgCTGTTGATTTAATTCAAACACCTCCTCTCATCCAGGCTGGGTTCATTTATGGATAGATGTGTTCCATGCTCGTGTCACCGATTTGTCATAGATGCTATGTGAAAATGTGACATTCCTGAAGCGCTCGACAACGTTGTCCTGATAAAGTATCCCCAGGAGAATACATTTGTGCCGTACAGTGttcaaaaaactattttatccAGCAGCAGTGGGTCTGGAAATGTAGAGTACGTTCCCGAGGAGCACTGAGGCATGATGTTATTTCATGTTAGTCCTTGAAGAAATGTGGAATGTGCAAGCTCCTCTGTATTTCACTTCAGCTTTTGACCAATGCACATCCAGACCAAACTGAAACGGGTGTGTCTCTACCAGCTCGAGTCTCTTCTACAAAATATGATGCAGGCTTTATTGCAAACGAGTCATTCCTTATCTGAACGAGTAAGTTGGGAGGAATTTCTAGGGAACTTCCAAGACCTAACCTGGAGCCCACAGTGCCCAGTATTCAATTACAGTAACAGTGTGTGGGAGAGacggagacacagagagagagagagagagagagagagagagagagagagagagagtgcgatGAAGGGATGTTTTTACTAGAACTCCAGTAAAGTAAGTTTGATAGATACAGACCAGTACAGCACTGGTCCCAGAGAACAACAGTCTAGTGCTGCGTAGGAGTGGGGATTactgtctgcctgcctccccCCCCCGCAACCAGAGGGCCGAGCTGCCTGTTTATTGGCCTTGACAGTGGCGGCTGATGACAGCTGCTCCGGTCTGAGAGCGTCTGTGATTTATTAGCTACTGCTGTCTGGACTGGCTCTGTGAGTACAGGCTATTTTTGTGCCCTGCGTGTTTGTGTATGAAAGGttctgtgaatgtgtgtgtctgtgaatctGTGTGTGTTGATTGTGGTGGAAAATAGTTTTGGAGTCGGGAGTcctaatcagaatttattacgtgcaTGGGAGGAACAgtgcaacacagaactcaaaggattttaggccagcatgacactgtttcccaaagattttaaaatagaacaaagcttttataccccctctgggacgTACCCTCATGGGGctttaacatattataatcagtgcctgaatggtcatttctaataactagcagtgatttaattggcattctaaactaagccttcccatctcatcaatattataatcattactcataaataataatcattaacatcTACATTAccagaaaggaatgtgagctgctgataacagcttaggagtaacagcacaccaaggacaaaggcaggataggattttgatatttttcccccacactgtgaatgtgtgtgtgtgtgagagagtgtgtgagtgtaagAGAGTATgtttgtgaaagtgtgtgtgagtgagtgtgcatgtctgtgtgtgtgtgagtgagaatgtgtaagtgtgtgttagtgaatgtgtgtgagtgtgcatttCTATGCTGTGTTTACAGAGTCACATGTCCAGCCAGCAAATGTGTCAAACTGAGTCGGATATCCTCCTCCTTGCTCCCCACtaaacctgtctctctctctctctctctctctctctctctctctgtctccatccctctctcccacaGATCCCCGGCGCAGCCCTGGACCGGGTGAGCTTGCTATGGCGGCTGCGCCGGCGGGCGCGGCGCGGCTGCGTGTGCATGGCTCTCTTCTGCGTTGCCATGGGCTTCCTGTACGCCTTCTGCGCCGAGAACAGCGTCACAGCCACCGACGCCATCTTCGGGGTCCGGGCCCGCACACGTGCACGGCCCCGCACCCCCGGCCTGGGCGTGGAGAGGGCAGTGCGGGGCGCCCCGGGCCACCCAGCTCCCCCCAAGGTCCCAGGGCCGCCGGCGGGCAAGATGGCCGCCGCCGCCACAGGGCCGACCGCACACCTCCAGGTGAAACCCCACGGTGGCCCTGTTGTCGACCCCCGCGGGCACGCCCTCCTCAATGCCCACCCTGACCTGCACCCCAAGGGACCCCTCGTGCTCAGTGCCAACCTGCACTCCCCCCCTGACGCCCACCCCAGTCTTGACCTGGCTCTGAATGTCAACCTGGTTCCCCACCCCAATGCCCACCCTAAACTGGACCCCAGCAGGAGTGTCCGCTTGAACCCTAAGCCCAATGCCACGGTCTTACCCCGGCCCCGCTTCCGGGCTGCACCTACCtttggcccccagccccgaggTCGAGAAGATGGGGGCTTCCTTTCCAGGCTAGTGCCCCCCTTCCTGGTACGGCTGTGGCAGCTGGTGTGGGGGGGCGGTGGCGGTGGTGGCGGTGGGGCAGGGGAGCGGAGGAAGGAGAGGGCAGGGGCGGGGGGGTCGTTTTTCGGAGGGGGGGGTGCCTCGCTGGGACAGGTGTGGGACGAGGACATGTCCAGCTCCATGCTCAACAAGAGGCTGAAGAAAGTGGTACAGAACTACCAGGTGAGAGAGGGaagtggggggagggggttcgagtgacagagggagggagagggaaggggagagaagagggggagggaagagGTTGAAGGAAATAACAGGGGGGAATGTATGACGGGGTAGGagcagagggggagggagagggaagggaAGGACACGGGGGGGCAGTGTGCTCCTAATAATGACCAACAGGAGGACAAATATGGCTACTGTGGACCACCAACTACTCTTTCTGTCATtcatcccctctctccctctctctcccattctCTCCCCCCCTGTCTCCAGGCCATGAATAAGTACGGGGTGAATTTCGAGAAGCCGGGGGCTCGTGGGGCACCCCGTCTCAGTGGGGGGCAGCTGCTGTGCGAGCTTAAGAAGCGGGTGCAGGTGACCTCCCTCACCCCGGACCTGCCCCCGTTCTCGGGGCTTCCCTGGGGCTCCCAACTGCCCCGGCAACCTCTGACCTCCGCGCTGGGCCCCTACCGGACCTGTGCCGTGGTCTCCTCGGCCGGGTCTCTGCGGCAGTCCGGCCTGGGCAAGGAGATCGGTGAGatgggagggaggaagagagagagagagagggagggaagggagatggagggagagattgGTTAGGTGAAGGGGGAGATGGatcgagggagagagaggtgaggtgaggggggagagggaaagtcaagtctctctctctctctctctctctatctctctctgatCGATGCTGTTGTTACCGCACGGTCTCTATTAATCTTAATTGCCTGAATCCCCTCACCTGTGTTGCAGACTCCCATGATGCTGTGCTGAGGTTCAATGCAGCCCCCACCGCAGGGTACGAGAGGGACGTGGGAACCAAGACCACCATCCGTCTCATCAACTCCCAGGTACTGGCAGTTTGTCTCTcctagtgtctgtctgtcagaaaTACTggtagtgtctgtctgtctgtctgtcgatTTCTTTCCTGTTAGGCAATGGCTCAGGACTCTTGTTTCTCAGCTCCTGATATTTTATTCATTGCGGGCGAGGGAAGCCGTAAAGTGACTCTTAAAGAAGGACAGTGAAATATTTACATGTAGTTTTCATGAACGTATCGATTGGCAGGGCGTATCTAATCTATCCCAATCTATCTATCCCCATCGCATGATATTGATGTAAGATGAGATGGAGGTGGAGTTAGGACACACACTGTCCTGTCAAAGCAGGAGACACACATTGTGCTTCAGGTGTTGTTTGTTATTCATGCAACAGGAGCTAGACCCAACCAGTCTGTAAAGAATAGCTGCTGTGTTCAATGCAGAGTCCAGTCTGTCTTTAGGAAAGTTAATATTTTTCCCGCTTCGCTCTGCCCATCAGTCAATCAGTAACACAggtagtgtgtctgtctgtctatctctgtgtgtgtcacggtctatgtgcctgtgtgtgtcactgtgtgtgtgtgtgtgtgtgtcattgtctaTGTGTGTCCCCAGGTCATGGCTTCTGAAGACCATCACTTCCTCTCCAGCTCTCTGTACAGCTCGGGGGTGCTGGTGGCCTGGGACCCGGCCCCTTACTCCTCCAACCTGACTGAGGTGAGCCCTGAGCCCCCAGCCCCTTAAAACGCACTGAACTATTGTTCAACCGAAGTCTTCAACACAGAGTTTCTTTGTCTCATTTTAGGCAACCTGTTTGATTCCATGAAAATGGAGATGAAAATGTCATATGGGTTGAGTAATAGAAAAGCAATTTGAGGGATTTCCTTGCTTAGATGTATTGTCTGAGATGTAAACTGTGGGTTGGTGAATCTGGCCGGCGGGGGCTCTGAAAGTGAGATGGTTTGGTCTTAATTGGGTGAAGATGCACAGTTTAAGGGGCTAACGAACTGAACATGTATTTTTCCTTGTTCATTTTCTGATGTGTCATGGTTGTCATGGTTATTATCATTGAGCGGAAATGTGCTAGCCCTTTGTAATATTAGGAAATATATTGTCCCTGAACTGAACAGTAAAAACCACACTGCTTTTACTTCCACAATTCCGCACGATTGTAACAGCTCATCCACCTGACAGCCACTCTGATGCCCTTGTGCTGCAGTTCAGCCCTAATGCCCAATTATCCCATCAGGAGCTGGAGTGTTAATGAAAGTCTTATGGGACTAGTCATTCAATTAAGTGGTTTAATTAGACTAAACTGATGAGGAGCTCTGAAAGACTGGAAGGTCCGTTAAGAGAGTGGGGAAGCCCAGATGTATTTGGTCCTCTTCTGGTGAGTCTTGGGTACTGCATGCTGTGACCGTTATCTGCCCTTGAATTTAGATGCAGTGTGTGGCGGTGTGAGGTCACCAGGCTTCTCTGTGTATTACATACACAGTTCTGAtgatgtcactgtgtctgtgtgtacaaTAGATGCAGTTCTGAtgatgtcactgtgtctgtgtgtacaaTAGATGCAGTTCTGAtgatgtcactgtgtctgtgtgtacaaCAAGCACAGTTCCAATGAGgtcacagtgtctctgtgcATGACAGGTATTTCAGTACACCCTCCACCCGCAGCCTCACCCgtgactctctctccctctctccctcggtGTCAGTGGTACAACAGGACAGACTACCCCATCTTTAAGCAGTATCAGCGGTATCGGCAGGTCCACCCCCAGCAGCCCTTCTACATCCTGCACCCCCAGGTGGAGTGGCAGCTGTGGGATCAAATCCAGGAGAACATGGCCGAGCCCATCCAGAAGAACCCGCCCTCTTCAGGGCTGCTGGGTATGCCCACTCTGTAGGCCCCTGTGAATGTTGCAAGCACTGTGCGGATGATGTCacggtgtatgtgtgtgtgttgcacgcACAGTGCTGATGATGTCACTCCATGTCTGTGTGATGCAGGCacagtgttaataataataataattattattatttatttatgtatttatttatttagtagcagattcccttatccagggcaacttacaaaacataagagcattataaaagtgcaatacagtttaAAATTTCAGATCAAAGCATAGTATAAAttcaagttcaaaattacaaatgtgcataataaaatacacagttaatacaaatcctacatcctagatttgtgagctaataaatgcagacaagatgtgaagtcatagttaataggAGAGCATAGGATCAAgcttgtgtgtgttgcaggcactatgctgatgatgtcactgtgtgtgtgtgtgtgtggcaagcACAGTGCTGCTGATGTCACGGTGTGTTTATGTTTCCGGCATGGTGCTAATGAtgttatggtgtgtgtgtgtgtgtgttgcaggcaCGGTGCTCATGAtgttatggtgtgtgtgtgttgcaggcaCAGTACTCATGATGTTACGGTGTGTGTGACAAGCACAGTGCTGATGATGTCAcggtgtgtgtatgtttcaggCATGGTGCTAATGATgtcacaatgtgtgtgtgtgttgtaggcATGGTGCTGATGATGtcactgtgagtgtgtgtgtgttgctggcatGGTACTGATGATGTcacggtttgtgtgtgtgtgttgcaggcaCAGTGCTGATGATgtcattgtgtctgtgtgtttgttgcagGCACAATGCTGATGATGTCGCTGTGTGAGCTGGTGCACGTGTACGAATTCTTGCCGTCGCGCCGCCGCACCGAGCTGTGCCACTACTACCAGCGCTTCCTGGATGCTGCCTGCACGCTGGGTGCCTACCACCCCCTGCTGTATGAGAAGAACCTTGTGAAGAGGATGAACCAGGGCAGCGATCACGATATCTACACCCACGGCCGGGTCACCCTGCCAGGCCTGGGCACCCTCAACTGCACCGGGAGCCCCTGagctgagggggggggggggtggggtggaagGATATAGGGGGACAATAACAATTTCCTAGCAGGCTTGGGAACTGGTTTGAGAGCTGGCTTGGGAGCTGGCTTAGACAGCTGctttacatacattttcatcctcctcctcactcaccttgCTGGTAATATGGGAATGGGGGGAAGTGCCCGGACTTGCGGACTGGGGGTCTGGATGGTTGTGTGGGAGGGAGGgatagggagagagatggagagtgaAGGaaggtgagtgagtgagacagagagagacgctTCAATTCGCTTCAAACAGCAGATCGGATTTCAGCTTCAGGACGGGGTACAGCTTCCCCTAGCAGACGCTGCTGGTGACAGTGTTTCACACCCACCTCGGATCTCTCACGGACTCCAGTGCCCCCCGCCCAGGCTTGCAGGCAGTGGGACAGCCTCCCCCCCAGCTTCCAGTTTGGGTCTCACTCCTACAGCACCTCCCTTGCTTGACTGGGCATTGATTGTGGTTTCAGAATTTCTGGCTTATTTTGTGACTTTTAGGAGTAGGGGGGCAGCTGCATTTCATGGCAGGAAGTGGGGGTGTTATGTGCATGCATGTGCCAGGGGTTAAATTCACTTGACTCTCAGTGACAATATCCAGAAGTGTCAAGCAGTAAAATTTTAGGCGGGGGGGAACagtgagtaaaataaatatctataaaGTATAAGGGTAGGCCTCTGAGACACTGAATGGGACCAAATGAAGACTGTGTCTGTTTCTGATTGTGGAAAGTAAAAAAACGAACTATAAAGTCCTGGAGAGTCGTGTGCACAATGTGTTGTACCAACTCTAGGAACAGCAATGCAAATATTGTCACAGCTTAAGTGTTCAAGTCACACATGTATTATTAACTCAACTAGTTCTACATCTGTTCTTACCTCATCAACTTCAACAAATTGCATTTAACACCTCATACCTCTCTGAACCTCACTGGGTGACATTTTGGATGCGTCAATAACTGTGAAGATGAATCTGGACTAAATATCATTGTGCAAACCCACACACGGTAGCAAAGCCACAAAGGATGTTCTTACGAATTGGAAATACTTTGGGGGATGAGGGGGGCCTCCGTGTCCCACTAGCATGACGCCACTGAATTGTCAATATCACACATTCCTCTGTCCATCACTCCATTGTGCCTTTTTCTCCATGGGAAGGGGGGTGGGCAAGATGAGCTCATTCAGGGGGGCGAGGGGGTGTCAAGGCTGGCGTAGTGTAGGAGATGACGGGACACTGGGATTCTCCAAAGTGTAGCTGGATGCGGAGATCTGGGATGACAAGGCGTCAGCTCAGAGAGCACTTCTCATGGCCAACATTCACTGATCTCCTCCTGTACAGCAACTTCTGTCTATAGCCTGTGTTCAACGTGTTACCCTGTACAGATGACCCTCCTACTCACACCTACTAGCGCCCTGTAGCTACACACTGTATATATGCCCCCCTCACAACCTCACACCTGCTTTTTGGTGTGAAACCTCTTCATAGTCCGTGTAACTATCCCTCCACTTCACACTTCACCATGGATTTCCtgctgcttgttttcttgctggCTGCCACTCAAGGCCCTGACATGACTTGGTTGTCAGTCCACAACCGCAGACCCGGCCCTGAGTTAGTCAACCATGACAAGACAGAAGACAGAAACGGAATAGTTTTGATGTGAGGCCCACAGTGCATCATCAAATGTCtcaacctctctctctgtctatctctctctctccctcttcttcttcttcttcttcttcttcttcttcttcttcttcttctccctctccccctctcttgaAGTCCTGAAGCTCCCCATTTGCCTTCCTGCTCTTGGCTCAGTCAACTCTTGCCGTTTAGTACATCAACAACATTCACCTCTGAAACACCAGCAAGATAACAATCTTTGACCAGTtgctcataaaaaaaaaaacaaaaaaaaaccttgatCTGATTTTGTGAAATTCTGAAGTACTTTAACTACTGATGAGACGGCAGACAACCCTCTTAAAGGGAAGCCAACGGCGGTATCCTAGCTCTAGGGATGTGTTTCTGTTAATGCCTTTGGttcttctttgttttatttcccaTGCTGTCCCGTGTAGCTCGCCCAGATGCCTGTGCATGAAGGGGCACCGActgtgtgaaaataaatgtcttgtCATGATGTGTGGCACTGTGTGACTATATTGTGAAATGATACAGAACTGGCCGAGGTGCAGTTGTAGTATTTGGTGACCAGCAGGGGGCGCGAGAGAGCCATGCTGTGTCTTTGAGGTTTTTAAAGTGAGTGGTTTGTGCGAacctgtgtgtggggggggttctGTACATAAGCTTGAGTTTTTGGATGGTTGTCTTTGGtggactggactagactggactggactgctgcggagtcactgactggactggacccaATCTAAATGACCCCCTCTCCCCTGGCCCCCCAACTGGCCACCAATTCTTGCCTGTCGCCCCCACATCTCAGCAAGCTTCGCTATCGTGAGGGTATTTTCAGTGACTTTAAATATTGCTGAGCGAAGGCAAATACTAACActgtcccccccccacccccctccaaacacacactcacagggtTGTTCCCATCCTGCACCATCAAATAAAAATCTAAGATACTGATCTGTCCAGTAATCTGTgctattttttaaaaacaagtcaAACATCAATGCACAATATCAATGCAGGAAATGAGTCTCTTTCCAGGCTGGCAGTGCAAGAGCGAGAGCTGGTACTTAAGCAGGGCGTTCCACCTCCTTGTTTCCACAGTGATGTACACATATAGGGACTAGGTGttattatttatagatttttttttcttttggtgttttttggttttgtttatcaGTGAGGATTTTAGTTGCagtctttttcatgttttctgcTGCGGCAGGCGGGGTCTGGTGGGGGACAAACGCCTGACACAacagtgcagtccagtccaatTCAGTGCAGCAGGGTCTCCACTAGCCACAGATCACGGGACTCTCAATGTGCCATATGAGCTCCATAACAAGGGACAGCTCTCTAATGTTCTTGGTAACAATCACAAGCC
It contains:
- the st6gal1 gene encoding beta-galactoside alpha-2,6-sialyltransferase 1 isoform X2, whose translation is MGYLIPGAALDRVSLLWRLRRRARRGCVCMALFCVAMGFLYAFCAENSVTATDAIFGVRARTRARPRTPGLGVERAVRGAPGHPAPPKVPGPPAGKMAAAATGPTAHLQAMNKYGVNFEKPGARGAPRLSGGQLLCELKKRVQVTSLTPDLPPFSGLPWGSQLPRQPLTSALGPYRTCAVVSSAGSLRQSGLGKEIDSHDAVLRFNAAPTAGYERDVGTKTTIRLINSQVMASEDHHFLSSSLYSSGVLVAWDPAPYSSNLTEWYNRTDYPIFKQYQRYRQVHPQQPFYILHPQVEWQLWDQIQENMAEPIQKNPPSSGLLGTMLMMSLCELVHVYEFLPSRRRTELCHYYQRFLDAACTLGAYHPLLYEKNLVKRMNQGSDHDIYTHGRVTLPGLGTLNCTGSP
- the st6gal1 gene encoding beta-galactoside alpha-2,6-sialyltransferase 1 isoform X1; its protein translation is MGYLIPGAALDRVSLLWRLRRRARRGCVCMALFCVAMGFLYAFCAENSVTATDAIFGVRARTRARPRTPGLGVERAVRGAPGHPAPPKVPGPPAGKMAAAATGPTAHLQVKPHGGPVVDPRGHALLNAHPDLHPKGPLVLSANLHSPPDAHPSLDLALNVNLVPHPNAHPKLDPSRSVRLNPKPNATVLPRPRFRAAPTFGPQPRGREDGGFLSRLVPPFLAMNKYGVNFEKPGARGAPRLSGGQLLCELKKRVQVTSLTPDLPPFSGLPWGSQLPRQPLTSALGPYRTCAVVSSAGSLRQSGLGKEIDSHDAVLRFNAAPTAGYERDVGTKTTIRLINSQVMASEDHHFLSSSLYSSGVLVAWDPAPYSSNLTEWYNRTDYPIFKQYQRYRQVHPQQPFYILHPQVEWQLWDQIQENMAEPIQKNPPSSGLLGTMLMMSLCELVHVYEFLPSRRRTELCHYYQRFLDAACTLGAYHPLLYEKNLVKRMNQGSDHDIYTHGRVTLPGLGTLNCTGSP